From Rhodobium gokarnense:
AGGCGACAGCCTTGCGGAGTCCAACCGCAATGTGCGCGAGATCGCCGACTATTTCGCCAGCAAGATGGAGACGTCGAAAACCCGGCTGCTCTGGGGCACGGCGAACCTCTTCTCCAACAAGCGCTACATGGCCGGCGCCGCCACCAACCCGGACCCGGACGTCTTTGCCTATGCGGCGGGGCAGGTGAAGAACTGCCTTGAGGTCACCAAGGACCTCGGCGGCGCCAACTACGTGCTGTGGGGCGGCCGCGAGGGCTACGAGACGCTCCTCAACACCGACATCAAACGCGAACTCGACCAGCTCGGCCGCTTCCTGTCCCTGGTCGTGGAGCACAAGCACAAGATCGGCTTCGACGGCACCATCCTGATCGAGCCGAAGCCCCAGGAGCCGACGCGCCACCAGTACGATTTCGACGTCTCGGCCGTGTTCGCCTTCCTGCAGCGCTATGGCCTTGAAAAGGAAGTGAAGGTCAACATCGAGGTCGGCCACGCCGTCCTTGCCGGCCATTCCTTCGAGGACGAGATCTGCGCGGCCCAGGCCTACGGCATCTTCGGTTCGGTCGACGCCAACCGCAACGACTACCAGTCCGGCTGGGACACCGACCAGTTCCCCAACAACGTGCCGGAACTGGCGCTCGCCATCTATTACATCCTGAAGGGCGGCGGCTTTGCCACCGGTGGCTTCAACTTCGACGCCAAGCTCAGGCGCCAGTCCCTCGACCCGGTCGACCTGGTGCACGGCCATGCCGGCGGCATGGACATCTGCGCCCGCGCCCTCCTGGCCGCCGCCGCAATGCTCGAAGACGGCTCCCTTGCCAGCTTTGTCGACGACCGCTATGCCGGCTGGGAGACGCCGGAGGCAAAGGCGATGCTGTCCGGCAAGCGCAGCCTTGCCGATATCGCCGAGCGGGTGGAGCGGGAAGGGCTCGATCCCAAGCCGCGCTCCGGCCGGCAGGAATTCCTGGAAAACCTCGTCAACCGCTTCGTCTGACCAGGGCAAAGCGAAAGGACCCCCGGATGACGATCGAGACATTTGGCAAAACGGCATCCGGGGAAGACGTCGAGGTCATCACGCTCGCCGGCGGCGGGCTCACCGTGAAGCTGCTCACCCTCGGCGCCCTGGTGCACGACATCCGGATGGACGGCATCGCCCATCCGCTGGTGCTCGGCATGAACAGTGTGGCGGAGTATGAGGCCCATGCCCGCCATTTCGGGGTCCTCGCCGGGCGCTTCGCCAACCGCATCGGCGGCGGACGCTTCAGGCTCGACGGCATCGACTACCAGCTCGACCGCAACGAGAACGGCGTCACCCACCTCCATGGCGGCAGCGCCGGCTTTTCCGACGAGGTCTGGGAGATCGTCGATGCCGACGAGGATTGGGCAACGCTCACCCTGATTTCGCCGCGCGGTGCTGCGGGCTATCCGGGAAGGGTCGAGGTCATCGTGGTCTATCGCCTCAACCCCGGCGGCGTGCTGGATCTCGATATCGTCGCGACGAGCGATGCCCCGACGCTGATGAACGTGACCACCCACAGCTATTTCAACCTCGACGGCACGGACACCATCGACGGCCACAGGCTCGAGATTGCCGCGGAAAGCTACACGCCCGTCGACGACAAGATGGTGCCGACGGGCGAGGTGGCGCCGGTAGCCGGCACCCCTTACGATTTCCGGCAGGCGAGGGCGCTCGCGGGCACCCGCCTCGACACCAATTTCTGCCTTGCCGACGCGCGCCGGAAGGACCCGCAATTTGCCGCCAAGGTCACGGCCGGCGAGCTTGCCATGTCCGTCATGACCACCGAGCCGGGGCTTCAGGTCTATACCGGCGAGGGGGTCGGCCCGCCGGTGCCGGGCCTCGACGGCCGGCGCTACGGCCCGCGCGGCGGCTTATGTCTTGAGCCGCAGGTCTGGCCCGATGCGCCGAACCATGAAGGCTTTCCGTCCGCGGTGCTGCGCCCCGGATCGGTCTATCGGCACATCACACAATACGTGTTCGAAAAGGTCTGAGTCTCGGACTGTCCGATTATCGCCGTCGCGGCTGCAGCGCGGCGACGAGGCCGAGGAGCGAGCCCTCCATCAGCCAGGCGAGCCCGAGCCTTGCGCCGAGCGCGATCGAGATCATCACCACCGGCGCGGTGATCGAAAGCGTGGCGACGGCCGACAGGCCCTGGCCGATCGTGCAGCCCATGGCGAGCACGCCGCCGGTCCCCATGAAGAACGCACCGACCAGGTGCCGGCGCAGCTCGCGCGCGTCGTCGCAAGCCTCCCAGCGGAAGTCGCGGGCGCGGATCGCGCCGCCGAAGGCCCCGGCGATGACGCCGAGGACGGCGCCGATGCCGAAATCGATCGTCGCGCCCGAAAAGGTCATCACATAGACGATGGTGTTGCCGAGCGGGCGCACGAAGGAGAACGATTCAACGCGCTGCGGATCGAACGGATCGGCGATGAGCCAGCCGGTGGCGACCCAGCCGAAGCCGACGGCGGCCCCGACCGCAAGTCCGGCGACGACGAGCCGCCAGGTCGCCCGGAAGAAGGCATCCTTGAGGGCCCAGACGGCAAGGCCGAGCGCGATCGCATAGCCCCAGAACGGCCCGGTATCGAGGCCGAACGTGGTGTCGAGGATGGTGTTGAGGCTGGCGCCGCCGATCGGGCCGAGGTCGATGACGGCAAGGTCGAGGACGTTCTCGCGGAACATGCCGGTGATGCCGGCCATGGCGGTGTAGGCCGAGACGCCGATGACGAGGAAGACGACGATGGCGCGAAGGTCGCCGCCGCCGATCCTGGCGAGCGTGCCGAAGCCGCAGGTGCCGACGAGCGCCATGCCGGCGCCGAAGAGAAGCCCGCCGAGGATCGCGCTCAGCCACGGAAAGGTGGTGTGGTGGTAGATGGAATGGGAGAGGTCGATCAGCCCGCCCGCCGCCGCCGTCTGGGTGACGGCGAGGGCGACCGCGATCGCCAGGGCCCAGGCGCGCAGGCGGCGCAGATCGCCCGCGAAAAACGCGTCTTCCAGCGCCTGCAAAGTGCAGAAACGGCCCACTCGGGCCGCGTATCCCATGACCGCACCGCCGGCAAAGCCGCACAGCGCGCCGGCCACGGGCGCGGCGAGTCCTTCCATCGACGTTTCCTGACCCTAAGGGTTTTTGTTTTCCCTATCGAGCATCGGAATTGTCTAAAGTACAAGAGGCAAGGTGAGATTTGATCGCGGGCGAAGGTCTGTTTTTTGCGCGAATAGGGCCGCAAAGGGCCGGGCCTCTAGCTGGGAGGGGCTATTGGCCCGGGCGGCAATCCGGCCGGCAGAAGACGTCGTAGATGGCGTCGATCACCCGGTGCACGTCCTTGTTTTCAATGCTGTAATAGATCGTCTTGCCTTCCCGGCGGGTCGACACCAGACGGTCCATGCGCAGCCGTGCGAGCTGCTGCGAGACGGTCGGCTGCCTCAGCGCCAGCATCGATTCCAGTTCGGTGACGGATTTTTCGCCCTCGGCCAGAATGCACAGGATCAACAGCCGGCTTTCGTGGGAAAGCGCTTTCAGGAAGTCGCTCGCTTCCTTGGCGTTGTCGACGATGCGTTCCAGCTCCGGCGAATACACCAATTCCTGAACGCTGGGTACGGTCAAATCACTTCTCCTCTTGCCCCGTCATCCGCGGCGCAACGGACTCACATTCGCTTTCATACAATGCGAAATCTCAACAGTCCGCCAATTGAGCGTTGTGAATACGATCGGGCTTCGCGGCAGCCTTCGCTGAAACGTGCCGGATACCCCACGGTTCCGGCAGACGGACAGCATTGCTGACCTTACCCCACTCCGCCGCAGCCGTGAAGTCGCGCCCCGGCGCGGCGCCGGATCGCGCCGGCCCTGCTGCGGCCAGTGGTCGCCCGGAAAAAGCGCCGCCTCGGCCGGGCGCCGCCGGGTTTGCCGGCAAAAACCCCGATTGCCGGGGCTTTTCCAGCTTGGCGATCAGCTCCGACAGCATGAACCAGAAGAACTCTTCACCCGGATAGCCGCGAATCCGCCCGATTTCTTTGCCGTCTTCGACAAGCACGAAAGTTGGTGTAAAGGTCTCAAGCCGGATGCCCGCCAGATCGCCCGGCAGCGGCTGGTGGATATCGATTCGGCGAAGCGGCGCGCGCCGGCCCTCCGCGGTCTTCGGATAGACCGGCGCGATCTCCGCGTCGAACCGTTCGCACCAGGGGCAGCCGTCGCGCTCCAGGACGAGGAGTTCGGCCGCGCCGGCCGGCCCTGCAAAGAGCACGAGACCGGCCGCGAAACCGAAGAGGCAACGCCTGAGGAGCATGAAGCGCGCGAGCATGGGACCCCATCACGATGGTGCGAGTTTGCCGATCCCCGGCTTCCCGCATCGGGTTTTATGATATATGCGCTTCTTGGAATGCGAAATCGAAATGTCACCGGCGCGTCAATTCGGCCGGTTTTTGGGGGGAAGTGAGCGGCCATGGGATTTGACGTAACCTATCTCGGCGCCTTCGTCGGCGGCCTCATCGCCTTCGTGTCGCCCTGCGTGCTGCCGATCGTGCCGCTCTATCTGTGCTACGTCGCCGGCGTCTCGCTCGACGAGCTGACCAGCGAGGACGACATCGCCGTCTCGCGGCGCAAGGTAATGACCTCGGTCATCCTGTTCGTCCTCGGCTTTTCGACGATCTTCACCCTGATGGGGGCGACGGCGACGGCGCTCGGCCAGATGGTGCAGGCCTACCGGAGCTGGTTCGAGATCGCGGCCGGCGTCATCATCGTCGTCATGGGCCTCCATTTCCTCGGCCTGTTCCGGATCGGGTTCCTCTCCCGCGAGGCGCGGCTCAACGTCAACACGGGGCAGGCGACCTATATCGGCGCCTATCTCATCGGCCTTGCCTTCGGCTTTGCCTGGTCGCCCTGCGTCGGCCCGGTGCTGGCCACCATCCTGTCGCTCGCCGCCGACCGCAGCGCGGTCTGGGAGGGCGTCATCATGCTGGCGCTGTTCTCCGCCGGCCTCGGCATCCCGTTCATCCTCGCCGGCTTCTTCACCGACCGCTTCCTCGGCCTGATGAAGGGCCTGCGGCGCTATATGGGCGCCATCGAAAAGGTCGTCGGCGTCTTCCTCATCTGCGTCGGCGTCCTGTTCCTGACCGGCGACTTCTTCATGTGGAGCGCCCAGGCCGGCGCCTGGATGCTCGACACTTTCCCGGGCATGCAGAGGTTCGAGGAGAACATGCTGGACCTCCTCGGCAGCGGCCGGCAGGGCGCGTAATCCGCCGGCAGCAGGCGAGGGAGGGCGGACGCCCTCAGCCGAAGCGGTAGAACATCAGCCGGTCGAGGGACCTCAGCTCGATGAGAAGCCGGTAGAGGAGGCCGTCGTCCCTGGCGCCGATGGCCTCTGGAATGCGCGCCGAACTGGCGATCGCCCCGTCGACGAGCCGGCGGAACTCCGGATCGGCCTTGGTCTCGTCGATGGCCAGGGAATCGCACCGCTGCAGCGTCGCCCCGTAGACCGCCGCCTTGCCGACCGCATCGGCCCGCCCGTCCCAATCGTCGTGCGCGGGCGGTTTGCCCTTATAGGCGAAGAGCCCGTCCATCGCCGTCGAGGCCTCAAAGAGGCAGTCGGGGAGGGTATGGATGCGGCTCTCGGCCCGGAACCGGACCATCGCGCCGCGCAAGGGGAGTAAGAGGTCGCGGGCCGCGTCCGGCTTTCCCGCATCGATCTGCGCCAGCGCCCCGTCGATGGTCGGGCCGGTGTCCGACATCACCGAATCGTAAAGGGAATTGCCGTCGAAGCCGTCCGGCGGCGACGCACCG
This genomic window contains:
- the xylA gene encoding xylose isomerase, which gives rise to MSDFFKGIEPVRYQGPDSTDPLAFRFYDPDREVLGKRMEDQLRMAVCYWHSFCWPGGDPFGGQTFDRPWFGDAMKDAKLKADVAFELFDLLGAPFFTFHDRDIAPEGDSLAESNRNVREIADYFASKMETSKTRLLWGTANLFSNKRYMAGAATNPDPDVFAYAAGQVKNCLEVTKDLGGANYVLWGGREGYETLLNTDIKRELDQLGRFLSLVVEHKHKIGFDGTILIEPKPQEPTRHQYDFDVSAVFAFLQRYGLEKEVKVNIEVGHAVLAGHSFEDEICAAQAYGIFGSVDANRNDYQSGWDTDQFPNNVPELALAIYYILKGGGFATGGFNFDAKLRRQSLDPVDLVHGHAGGMDICARALLAAAAMLEDGSLASFVDDRYAGWETPEAKAMLSGKRSLADIAERVEREGLDPKPRSGRQEFLENLVNRFV
- a CDS encoding aldose epimerase family protein — translated: MTIETFGKTASGEDVEVITLAGGGLTVKLLTLGALVHDIRMDGIAHPLVLGMNSVAEYEAHARHFGVLAGRFANRIGGGRFRLDGIDYQLDRNENGVTHLHGGSAGFSDEVWEIVDADEDWATLTLISPRGAAGYPGRVEVIVVYRLNPGGVLDLDIVATSDAPTLMNVTTHSYFNLDGTDTIDGHRLEIAAESYTPVDDKMVPTGEVAPVAGTPYDFRQARALAGTRLDTNFCLADARRKDPQFAAKVTAGELAMSVMTTEPGLQVYTGEGVGPPVPGLDGRRYGPRGGLCLEPQVWPDAPNHEGFPSAVLRPGSVYRHITQYVFEKV
- a CDS encoding YeeE/YedE family protein, which produces MEGLAAPVAGALCGFAGGAVMGYAARVGRFCTLQALEDAFFAGDLRRLRAWALAIAVALAVTQTAAAGGLIDLSHSIYHHTTFPWLSAILGGLLFGAGMALVGTCGFGTLARIGGGDLRAIVVFLVIGVSAYTAMAGITGMFRENVLDLAVIDLGPIGGASLNTILDTTFGLDTGPFWGYAIALGLAVWALKDAFFRATWRLVVAGLAVGAAVGFGWVATGWLIADPFDPQRVESFSFVRPLGNTIVYVMTFSGATIDFGIGAVLGVIAGAFGGAIRARDFRWEACDDARELRRHLVGAFFMGTGGVLAMGCTIGQGLSAVATLSITAPVVMISIALGARLGLAWLMEGSLLGLVAALQPRRR
- a CDS encoding ArsR/SmtB family transcription factor; this translates as MTVPSVQELVYSPELERIVDNAKEASDFLKALSHESRLLILCILAEGEKSVTELESMLALRQPTVSQQLARLRMDRLVSTRREGKTIYYSIENKDVHRVIDAIYDVFCRPDCRPGQ
- a CDS encoding cytochrome c biogenesis CcdA family protein, with the protein product MGFDVTYLGAFVGGLIAFVSPCVLPIVPLYLCYVAGVSLDELTSEDDIAVSRRKVMTSVILFVLGFSTIFTLMGATATALGQMVQAYRSWFEIAAGVIIVVMGLHFLGLFRIGFLSREARLNVNTGQATYIGAYLIGLAFGFAWSPCVGPVLATILSLAADRSAVWEGVIMLALFSAGLGIPFILAGFFTDRFLGLMKGLRRYMGAIEKVVGVFLICVGVLFLTGDFFMWSAQAGAWMLDTFPGMQRFEENMLDLLGSGRQGA